Proteins found in one Panicum hallii strain FIL2 chromosome 4, PHallii_v3.1, whole genome shotgun sequence genomic segment:
- the LOC112890472 gene encoding vegetative cell wall protein gp1-like: MTVQQAVPVPAIREAVSGWTIGPASANRGSNDRLDQTIQKYHEQKKASNGEDSYDSIVELAREIKAAMDRDKKLLEEPKQKPPLCPGAPGAAAAASRGSPSPARGPTVGSRPARFAATAAAAPRPSAPRDPARLCPRPRAPLPCSPKPRCGPPVPAPWAPAAALRSHTAAQWPADAAWPAAALRPPRGHTPWPQGLPPPPSEVTPRHRGLPMPRCPPAPCGPPPPPEVPRRGLEARRHPQAPCSAPRAPLPPPRPHAVPPRAPSSPLRPHAVPPLPTATPEAPHRGPAARCCPAGPRHRPRGSTPCPRGPPPPPRPDAMALRPNTAPQVPAATPESPCRAPMARRPHGPPPPTGRLPIPGDEGYDECELDRTIPKAFQEDECNGPFEVDIGMALDRLDGDTGDVIVSEQEEEGRGADEEEYVANVDGDGDGGSGEGDGCEDREECEDRDGYAEEEEEEDTAAEPLFRMVTIGGVLQPALKWEHYKLQWDDQGVMTARYHLPEGEEQCLQDRAHSVFDKAATKVDEES; encoded by the exons ATGACGGTGCAGCAGGCGGTTCCGGTCCCGGCGATCCGCGAGGCGGTGTCAGGTTGGACGATCGGCCCAGCCTCGGCTAATCGGGGAAGTAATGATCGTCTTGATCAGACCATCCAGAAGTATCATGAACAG AAGAAGGCATCGAACGGCGAGGACAGCTACGATTCGATCGTGGAGCTGGCCAGGGAGATCAAGGCTGCAATGGATCGTGACAAGAAGCTCCTCGAGGAGCCGAAGCAGAAG CCGCCCCTCTGCCCCGGCGCCCCGggggcagccgccgccgcctcgcgcggCTCCCCGTCACCGGCCCGCGGCCCTACGGTGGGCAGCCGCCCCGCGCGGTTCGCCGcgaccgccgctgccgccccgcgcccctctgCCCCGCGGGACCCCGCGCGGCTCTGCCCACGGCCGCGCGCACCTCTACCTTGCAGCCCTAAGCCGCGCTGCGGCCCACCGGTGCCGGCCCCGTGGGCCCCAGCCGCCGCCCTGAGATCCCACACTGCGGCACAGTGGCCCGCCGACGCCGcgtggcccgccgccgccctgcggcCGCCCCGAGGTCACACGCCGTGGCCTCAAGGCCTGCCGCCGCCCCCAAGCGAGGTCACGCCACGGCACCGCGGCCTGCCGATGccccgctgcccgccggcgccctgcgggcccccgccgccacccgaggTCCCACGCCGCGGCCTCGAGGCCCGCCGCCACCCCCAGGCCCCATGCAGTGCCCCGCGGGCCCCGTTGCCGCCCCCCAGGCCCCACGCAGTGCCCCCGCGGGCCCCGTCGTCGCCCCTGaggccccacgccgtgcccccgcTGCCCACCGCCACCCCTGAGGCCCCACACCGCGGCCCCGCGGCCCGCTGCTGCCCTGCAGGCCCCCGCCACCGCCCTCGAGGCTCCACGCCGTGCCCtcgcggcccgccgccgcccccgaggcCCGACGCCATGGCCCTGCGGCCCAATACCGCCCCACAGgtccccgccgccacccccgaGTCCCCATGTCGTGCCCCCATGGCCCGCCGCCCCCATGGTCCACCGCCGCCCACAG GTCGATTGCCTATTCCTGGAGATGAAGGTTACGATGAATGTGAGCTTGATCGTACTATTCCTAAAGCATTTCAGGAAGATGAGTGTAATGGACCCTTTGAAGTTGATATTGGGATGGCACTTGACAGATTAGATGGTGACACCGGTGATGTAATAGTTTCTGAG caagaagaggaaggTAGGGGTGCAGATGAGGAAGAATATGTCGCGAATGTGGATGGCGATGGAGATGGAGGTagtggagagggagatgggtgcGAGGACAGAGAAGAGTGCGAGGATAGAGATGGAtatgcagaggaggaggaagaggaggatactgctgcTGAACCTTTGTTCAG AATGGTCACAATTGGAGGTGTGCTTCAACCTGCATTGAAGTGGGAGCACTATAAGCTGCAATGGGATGATCAGGGTGTCATGACTGCA AGGTATCATttgccggagggggaggagcagtgCCTACAAGATAGGGCTCATTCTGTGTTCGACAAGGCAGCGACGAAGGTG Gatgaagagagctaa